The following coding sequences are from one Ornithodoros turicata isolate Travis chromosome 1, ASM3712646v1, whole genome shotgun sequence window:
- the LOC135375567 gene encoding uncharacterized protein LOC135375567 yields MEIVSEHRRGLCSSFSLKCRMCLRKDVVTTEAPVDQLVQQRMDVNSSAVNGIVSIGSGFSGLRELLGALDIPGMAGSTYSKYQDIVAKGIDETAWEEIRKAGIEEARLAREAGDVDADGFPIITVVADGAWCKRSYKNKYDALSGLAVIVGYRTKKVLFLGVRNKFCTLCASSKAGSSPKKHLCFKNWDSSSTSMEKDIVVEGFRRSIELHGVKYLQLIADGDSSTYKSILEAAPYQHQVVQKVECRNHLLRNYVSRLRDVALAKRTTPIPPSLKKLLLDNAVRLRVGVARAIHYRKEQAEFSKQDQIRNLVADIRNGPLHVFGDHAKCAGYFCSGPKEGEVNHVPELRKCGLFNEILVAMSRLANNGSSLILDVNNNAAEHFNSLVAKFSGGKRINFSQRGSFGMRASGAVVSFNSKQYHRALHKAVYNTSPGKYAKIMLKRKAAVRAACIRHRSSGAARCKRSLEGAPCKRASSDNHYGSIVDAPDMNHDDYVEAAAAYKDSLVLSKPDAEQLEADTRGQEGRTLWMQERRKRLTASNFGKVCKMRDATSSASTVRSLLYGHFDTEALRYGRDTEPIAIAKLQDELGVTVSPCGLVVDQEFAYLAATPDGLVGDDTVVEVKCPYSARPLTPVEGVRAKKITFCTIDNSGNISLKENHDYHYQVQGQLHITRRQFCLFVVYSGEEIFVQKIERNDGFWSKMIGHLQLFYSHSLLPELVDPRQSRGLQLRDNKKSDHQVASLCDAAKTTSNQGDSSRKRRKTGKDNSPAAVL; encoded by the exons atggaaattgtatcagaacatcggcgaggtctgtgtagctctttcagtttgaagtgcaggatgtgtctgaggaaagatgtagtcacaacagaggcaccagttgatcaacttgttcaacaacgcatggacgtcaattcctcagcagtgaacggtatcgtgtctataggttctggtttctcaggccttcgcgagctcctaggtgctctggacatacccggcatggctggtagcacgtacagtaagtatcaggatattgttgctaaaggaatcgacgaaacagcttgggaagaaataagaaaagcaggcattgaggaagctcggttagctagggaggctggggacgtcgatgctgacggttttcctataattacggtcgttgccgatggtgcttggtgcaaacgttcatacaagaacaagtacgacgctctttctggcttg gctgtaattgttgggtaccgcacaaagaaagtactgttcctaggcgtccggaacaaattttgtacactgtgcgcaagttccaaggcagggtcgagcccaaaaaagcatctgtgcttcaagaactgggacagcagctctaccagtatggagaaggatatcgtcgttgaaggcttcaggcgcagcattgagttgcacggggtaaagtacttgcagttgatcgctgacggtgattcgagcacatacaagtcaattcttgaagctgcaccgtaccagcatcaggtagttcagaaggtagaatgtcgcaaccaccttcttcgaaactatgtaagtcgtcttcgagatgttgctttggcaaagagaacaacccccattcccccatcgttgaagaagctacttctggataatgctgttcgactaagagttggagttgctagggctattcactatcgcaaagagcaggccgagttcagcaaacaagatcagattcggaacctggtggctgatatccgtaatgggccactccatgtgttcggcgaccacgcaaaatgtgcgggttacttttgcagtggtccaaaagaaggggaagtcaatcacgtcccagagctcaggaaatgcggacttttcaatgaaatccttgtagcgatgagtcgtttggcaaacaatggtagcagcttgatccttgacgttaacaataatgctgcagaacatttcaattctctcgttgcaaagttttctggcggtaaaagaataaacttttcccagaggggatcattcggaatgcgggcttcaggagctgtcgtgtctttcaactctaagcagtaccatcgtgctctacataaggcagtgtacaacaccagccctgggaagtatgcaaaaattatgctgaagcgtaaagcagctgttcgtgctgcttgcataaggcatcggagttctggggctgctcgctgtaagcgttcacttgaaggtgcgccttgcaagcgtgcttccagcgacaaccactatggttccatagtggatgctccagacatgaaccacgatgactatgttgaagctgctgcggcgtacaaggattcccttgtgctctccaaaccagatgcagagcagctcgaggctgatactcgaggtcaagaagggagaactttgtggatgcaggagaggcgaaagcgactcaccgcttctaattttggcaaggtatgcaagatgcgagatgcaacgagcagtgcaagtactgttcgttccttgctctatggtcattttgacactgaggctctccgatatggtcgcgacactgagcccattgcaattgctaagctgcaggatgagttaggggtgactgtttcaccatgcggccttgttgttgatcaggagtttgcataccttgctgcaacacctgatgggcttgtcggtgatgacactgtcgtggaagtgaagtgcccttattcggctcggccccttacccctgtggagggagtgcgggcaaaaaaaatcaccttttgcactattgataactctggtaatatttcgttgaaggaaaaccatgactaccactatcaggtgcagggacagctccacatcactcgacgtcagttttgtctttttgtggtatattctggcgaggaaatttttgtccagaagatcgagagaaatgatggcttctggagcaaaatgattggccaccttcaactgttctactcgcatagccttctaccggagttggttgaccctcgtcagtcccgtgggctgcagctcagagataacaagaagagtgaccatcaggttgcctcgctctgtgatgccgccaaaacaacttccaatcagggcgattcatccagaaagagacggaagactggtaaagataactcacctgccgctgttctgtaa